One window from the genome of Epinephelus moara isolate mb chromosome 21, YSFRI_EMoa_1.0, whole genome shotgun sequence encodes:
- the LOC126383226 gene encoding uncharacterized protein LOC126383226, which produces MLVMLYWEKNPIREQQHKGGKMESGMLGQFTITDMRGKIDYLASPSSETVKASPKQLNVMEWDTLIGAVQGQTLESCNHVPKRQMGSICRSFWSHTKSAKRCRDATRAFMWTNLGLNLPRWSCDTVQHPHQQDSTSCGVLDCKVAELLLEGSSVQFNVDEDNINSMRMEMARRLIDDSVNLTELCRICGETESGDRDTSDAPVDQWPVHLPPKFNLVVPVSPDIGTRPLPPHCPGQHQLNISSPHQNSTAEDVLAAAAEGVQAAKDNDSSLILPSSSPSSPPPSASGIWL; this is translated from the exons ATGTTGGTGATGTTGTACtgggaaaaaaaccccataaGAGAACAGCAACACAAAGGAGGGAAAATGGAGAGTGGCATGCTAGGTCAATTTACCATCACGGACATGAGAGGAAAAATTGATTACCTTGCGAGCCCATCATCTGAAACAGTGAAAGCAAGTCCAAAACAGCTCAATGTGATGGAATGGGACACATTAATTGGGGCCGTGCAAGGACAGACATTGGAGTCTTGTA ACCATGTACCCAAACGACAGATGGGCTCTATTTGTAGATCCTTTTGGAGCCACACAAAATCAGCTAAACGTTGTAGGGATGCAACAAG gGCTTTCATGTGGACAAACCTGGGCCTAAACTTACCCAGGTGGTCCTGTGACACAGTCCAACATCCCCATCAGCAGGATTCCACATCCTGTGGAGTGCTGGACTGCAAA GTTGCAGAGCTGCTGCTTGAAGGCAGCAGCGTACAATTTAATGTAGACGAGGACAACATCAACTCCATGCGGATGGAAATGGCCAGGAGACTGATTGATGATTCTG TCAACCTAACAGAACTGTGCAGAATCTGCGGGGAAACAGAGTCTGGAGACAGGGACACCTCAGATGCACCTGTGGATCAATGG CCTGTTCACCTCCCACCTAAATTCAATTTGGTTGTCCCTGTCTCACCTGACATTGGAACCCGTCCACTTCCTCCTCACTGCCCAGGTCAACACCAGCTGAACATCAGCTCCCCCCATCAAAACAGCACAGCAGAGGATGTacttgctgcagctgctgaagggGTTCAAGCTGCCAAAGACAATGATAGTTCACTTATACTGCCATCATCAAGTCCATCCTCACCACCTCCATCAGCATCTGGTATATGGCTGTGA